The nucleotide sequence TTCGCCACTAATCTAAGTTCCTTTTATTCACATTTTCAGATTTtgtttttatatatgcaaaaaCAATACTTGTTTCACTGAATCCAGGCAAGACTTGAGACTTTACTTGTTTTACTTGAGACTTGCTGATGGCGGCCCTGCTTCGTGTCTGGCTCACTTACATTATCCAGTCACTTTGAAGTTTTAACAATCTCAATGTGTGGCTCGCTGATATTAACAAGTCACTTTTAGCAATCACGCTGTTTTCTGTTCTGCTCTACTCTGATTGTATTGCCCTTGTTACAACTCTCGTACAACCATGTTTTTTCAATGGTGGATGGCTGGAATTGGAACAATTTTCTGTAGACAAAATGGTGGTGCCATGGCGCATGGAATTAGAAGAATTTTGTGCTTATTTTCTATTCAGAACGGAAGCAACTTTTTTTCCTTGATCGTAGAGAGAAAGGATGCAATTTCGTTTTGGGTGATACAAAGTTCATACTCTAGAGTATTTCCATGGTCATTTTGTACTAATACATATAGAGATTGCCTTCAGCAAGTGAAAGATCTAATATTTTTAGATGACCTCATTTTTTAATTCTGATATATCTATAATCCTTTTTAATTATCAGTATTGTATCGGAATATAAATTGCATGTTGTGAGCCAAATACATGGAAATTAAATTTTTATCTATCGATGGTGACGCTCCTTCATCTGAGAAATGCTTCTTACTCCGAATTCTGAAGTCTCAATGTACATATTGTTCCAATGTCTGATCATTGCACATGCTTATTCATCTCTTTTCATCCGTTGCAAGTTCTTTAACACTTGTGCTTTCACAACCAGATGAGGAAGAATAATCCAGATGAAGTTCCAACAACGTCTATGGATCGTTCCCCATTTATACGGGTTATCTCGCCGCACGAAGGAAGGAATTTTTGACCATCCATGTATCCTGGCCCACTGTTTGCATTTTACTTACACCACATACCCTAGAGATTATGTACACTATGCAGCACATGATTATAGTGCTGAACTGCTGATGATATTAGTGGGGTCCAAACATTCTTTTATAGAAGCAAATAAGTAATGAAATGTATGAATATGACTATAATAAGCCTATGTACCACTGATAATTACAGAAAACAGATTTAAGGTGTTTAGGACAAATGTGTTTAGTTCCAAAGGCACTGGTATAACAAAAAAGCTTGAAGTTTCACCTTAATGCAATTAAACATTAGTCTATACTTATGAAAACAATAGCAGGCATTGatgattattattgcctctacagaTGGTCAGATTTTGAAGGCTCTGTGCTTCAAATCTCATgggattttcttgttcttggatcCAGGTGCCAGATGTCCTAGCACTGGAGTGAAACAAATGTGTCTACCTGTAGAATGCATGCAGCAAGGGGAGCACTTTTAGTTATTGCTAGATTTATTTTTTGAAAGCTGAAGAGAGATAGTACTAAGCATGTTAATCAGTGTACATGCCAACATTCTCGGCCATTTGGACAATATTGATTTTTCTGAGAGGTCATCACAACATGGCACTCACCTAGGTGGATTGGGACGCAGACTTGAAGTTGCATCCAATTACCATTTGGAATGACTAAGAGTTCATGATTCTTATGTTTACATGATACCTCAATCCTTATTTTTATAGAAAACGTTAATTCAGCCACCAAATTACACATTGAGTTGTGAGAAATTTAGGCATTAGGCATTATCATTTGGAAAATTGGAAAATTGGAAGTGGCTCATCATTAGGCATTTTCGAGGTACTTCCATGAATTAACATATGATATTTTTTTTCTCTTGGTTGTTTTTTGTTTAAGAGAAATTCATTACCATAAGCATGACAAATGTATGATGAATACATAGTGTTTTAAGGGCTACCTGAATTGTTATTCTTGTGCTTTCAAGCTTTTTTTATGAGTTCAAATTGAGTATATCCATCGTTGAAGTATAACAAACAATCATGCACACAACATCTTCTAAAGCCTTCATATATTTTTATAGCTTTGCCGGATCAGTTCAGTCACACCATGATACACAATTGATTGTTGATCTTTGGGGGGTTTCAAATATTTGACCAGTACTATTTTTATTGCCGGTGAAGATTAAAATGTTTATTTTTTCAAGGAAAAGATTAGCATGTTTCTTACTCGTCCTATGTGATGTAAGTTCTTTTTTTCAAACTTAGAATTACTTCGACAAGCTTATGGGGAAATGAGCTTGACAAGATATCTCGATTCATTGGGTTTATTGTGAACGTCCTTTTCACTAAAATTATTTCAGCCCCCCTTTTAgctaaatcccccccccccccccaaaggaaGTGTCAAAATAAATGCTTTTCTAAATCAGCACTAATACACCAGTCACTCCAGGAAATTTTAGACATTTTTGCGGAAAATAAATAAACATACCAAAAAAATCATTTTCAGACCATTTTTGGTTTTGAACAAAAAATGTAAGTGCCCAattgtttattaaaaaatcatCACTAATATACTTGTATTATTAGTTCAATCGAATTTTTTTGTATAACTCTCCCACATGTTTGTAATATTAGTTAAGACGTGCatttgcacgtgcaagcttactaatAATAGGATTAAAAGCATCAAGTTTCTGCCCATTAAAAAGAACTGAAAAGGAAACCGAGCCTCGAACCAAACTGCGTTCGTGTGGGCTTTATGTCGACGTTGGCCCATAATCTCCTTGCCATACCGGTCCACGATCTTCTCCAGCAGCAACAACTCCGCTCCGCGCCGTTGTCGTCTCCTCTCCCCGGCCGGAGATCCACGCCACACCGCCGCTCCCCTCCGCCCGGCTCTCGGCCGCTGCTTCCGCGATGCAGTTCTTCGGCGGGTCGTCGCTGACGTCCGTCGCGCCGGAGTCCAGCCCGGCACCGGCGGCGCCTCCGGGGACGGGAACGGGCTCCAACGCCCAGGTGATCTACGTCTTCAACCGCAACGGCGTGTGCCTGCTGTACCGCGAGTGGCACCGCCCGCTCCGCACGCTCGCCCGCAACCAGGACCAGAAGCTCATGTTCGGCCTCCTCTTCTCCCTGCGCTCCTTCACCGCCAAGATCGACCCCACCTCGTATGCTTCTTCCTACCTCTCTCCTCACACACATCTCGGTCATAGGTTACTGAGTTCGCTAATCTTGACTAATTTGTCGGTGAGTGATAATGGACTGGAAGCTTCTTGAAATGGAGATCCAATGAGTTTATTGGCAGTAGATGTTAGTCCACGACTTTGTTTCGGTAGGAGCAACCCCCACTATGACCAATTTGAGTAGTTGACAGAAATTCCATGATTTTGCTGCACGAATTAACAGGAGATAGTGGGGCAGGGGATGGGAGGGGGGAGCCAAGGGTAAGAGAGGCAGACAGTGAAGAACCTCTGTTCGTGACTGAACAAAAATGGTGAAAGGGAGACATTTGATCTTCCTTTCAAGATTTTTCCGTACATACTTCTGTGAGCCAGAAAATGTAAACACCAGGGTTATTCGAAATGCGGCATACTACTTGCCAACAAAAGTCAGTGTACGCATCTGAGGTAGCTTAACGGCGAAATCTGAAGAGATGATACGGACAAACCTTTCAAAACTCTAGCCGTAGAATGACTAGCACTGCCATACTGCTCCCCTGCTTCTGAAATTGTGTATTTTCATCTCCGGACAGGCGGACACTGTTTCTCTATTATCTctttccaaaattttggccctAAGAAATATATCTATAACCGTATAACCTAGATAACTGGAATTGTTGATGGATACCATGTTTAGCACTTCACATCCTAGAGTCATACTTGGCTCATGCACCTTTTACATATGCAGAACAGAACACGCGAATCTTGGGGCGCCACTACTGCCAGGTCAGGGATGTTCATTTCATAGTTTCAAGACAAACACATATAAATTGAACTACATGGAGAGCCCGTCTGGTATAAAGGTTTGTCGATATGTTATTATTATCTTCCCTGGCTTTCTTCCATTCTTAGAATCATCATGCTCTTATTTTGGCTGGTTAGATCCTGTGAAAATTGAAGGTCTTTTCTGGATAACCACACTTTAAGTGTTTGTATTGGATGAAGAAGACTAAGGTTGTTTTTCAGTGACTTTAAACTAATGTG is from Triticum aestivum cultivar Chinese Spring chromosome 3A, IWGSC CS RefSeq v2.1, whole genome shotgun sequence and encodes:
- the LOC123060764 gene encoding trafficking protein particle complex subunit 1; its protein translation is MQFFGGSSLTSVAPESSPAPAAPPGTGTGSNAQVIYVFNRNGVCLLYREWHRPLRTLARNQDQKLMFGLLFSLRSFTAKIDPTSTEHANLGAPLLPGQGCSFHSFKTNTYKLNYMESPSGIKLILLTHPRTGDQRDALKHIYSLYVEYVVKNPLYAPGSPIKCDLFNKHLDLYVKTLI